ATAATTGCATGCAATGTGGCTTCTGTAAAGCTTATGCATAAAGCATATCCTCTAATAGTTCCATACAGAGTTAGGCAAAtggttttgttttcaaaataacgCAAACTTACTAGCTAAAAGTTAGAAAAACTTTTGGTAGAACTTAGATTGGCAAGATCAACCTCAAAActcaacaagaaaaaaaaaaagtcaaaactaCTAATATATATTACTCATCTAATATATCAAAAAAATTACGTATTCTATCGTATCATTCAAACCGTGGTTCATGTGAGGCTTAAATCTTGACAACCTAATTTTCCAAAACTAGTGACTATGATATGATGGTAAAAGCTGACAGCACAAAACAGTGGGGAGTCAAATCTTCATCCATTTGATACTGCCCAGATTTTACAGACAACAGGTTGAAAACTAATAAAacgaaaaaatacaaaaaatgggGAACATCCAAAAATATGAAGTTGACCAATACGAACCATGCGCCTCCGTCTCCACATGTGCGTCCACAAATTTAATAGTTCATTAGTACGTAAGGGCTTTACTAGATAGTCAGCTGCTCCAAGTCTCAAGCACTTAACAACAACGGATACCTCATCTTGTGCGGACatcacttataaaaaaaaaatattcaaaacattGATGAGCACAAAATAATTTGCTTAAACTCAAGAGTTTCACTGGTTTCTTAGCAATTTAAAGAACCAGAGCTTACTTATAACAGGGATTCTGCGAAACTCTTTATCCCGTGCTATGTACTTCAACATCTTCATGCCCTTCTTTGTTGGAAGGTCAAGTTCAGCCAGTATGATATCTATATGTTGCCCCTCTGCATTCAGCGCGTCAATTACCTGTCTCGGCGACTTTACTAAAGTCACTGTGTAGCACAGAGAATCAAGaggtttttatatatataaaatctcaGGCTGAAATTGCCCTTATCTTTGACATATATACATCTTCAACAAATGAGTATCAAAAGAGAAATAGCAAAAATGAGTATTTCAACTACTCATTGAAATCCAACACTGGCACAAAGAACACCAACCGAGTTTCAAGAGGAACTATAGTCAAACTTGGGTTAGCGAAACTCAAATTTGACTAACTCTTTTTTCTAGCaacatatacaaattaataCTTTTCACAAGAAAccccaaaaacaaaactttttttcttcgGAATTTGAAAGATGACATAAACATAATCACAGCAAGCAAAGATAGCACACAAATAATAACTAAGTACAACAAAGggagcaaaagaaaaaaaaaaaaaaaaaaaaaaaaacagagattATAAAAGGGATTGAGTTGAGGTGAGTCTCCGTACATACCCTGATAAGAACACCTCAAAAGAAGCGTGAAAACCTCTTGAGAACTCTTGGAATCGTTATCGCACAACAAAATCCGCACCTTACTTCTATCAATGAACCCATCACCACTCTTCCCATTATTTCCACCAccactttctatattcaaattaatcTCCTCACCAGACTCCATATCCAActcaaaaaatcaattttaaaaaaaaaaaaaaacaaaatcacacaCTCACTCACCCACTACCCTGACATAAAACCGACGACGCTATAGAACTCTCACAACCAGACCCCTCCATTTCCGCAACGCAACTTCCCAACCAAAACCATCATCAAATCAAAAGCTCACTCACTCACCCAGCGAATCCGGAACTCCCTCAATCCAAAAAAACCGAGGAAGATCAAGGAGCACCGTTCAGACGGCGCACGTTAGCAAAAGGCGGAAAAGAGTGGAAGGAAACGATGGTTGGTTATAATTGGGTGAGAGGAGTCGGCGAAACGAAGCATGGTAACCTCAGCTTTGTTTATTTGGAGAAAGGCGATTAAAAAAAGGGTGACTAATGTGCGCCGGATTGGGCAGTGCGCACGGGGCGTCGCATAGCAGAGAAAGGGACGTGGAAAGGGTAGAAGAAAAGTGCAATAGcatggaagagagagagagagagtggaTAGTTggatagagatagagagaagGCCACGTCACCCTCAGATCTTTCTCATTCAACCAAATTCACCAATGACCAATGTCTGTCCCCAAAATATCCCATCACACCTATCAACCAAATCTATTCATATTTTCATATCTTTataaatttctaaatatttttttctaataattatatcttaacactcttaatataaaaataataaaattattcatatatctaaattaaaatttattaaatattgggTACAAAAATAGCTATAGATACTCAAGGAGTATGTCATTAATAAATCTAATTAGTTAATTGGCAAGATGTATCATCTTTTTTATTGTGGAAAATTGTGATTAATTCATGGTTAATCATATTTCAATAACCAAAATACTTgttcaaatataaaaacattctTTCAAACATTCAGAACACTGCTGAAATAATGAATCAACTAAAAAGTATTCtattaacacaattaaaataaaaatgaagtttaTATACTCTGAGACATTtcttaaagtaaataataaatctttctTATCAACTACATTTGTTGTTGTATAAATAATGTTTAGGTCTCCTTTTGTGTCTTCCTTTATCCTTGCAATAATATTTgcatataagttaaatttgtgtctttaattatattttcattcagttgttttggtttttaggatgaatttgaaatagtggatttaaaggaaaaaaaataaacataagcTTGTTTGcattaaggaaaaaatataacaactgaaaagaaatgagaaaaaaaaattataaaaattgttgaaTAATGTGatgaaattgataaattaaaaaatatatattttagttgataaaattaaacaattatcattttaccatttattataaaagtaatttaaaataaaatataattaatgtaaattaagttaaaataaaacgtGAGTTAGTATTTAGtatagaaaaagttaaaaatataaaattatatattgaaaaataatgtaattgataaaaaataagttgCTATAGGtgattaattgtttattataattattattaataataaggtttaaatTATTAGTTGGTGTTCATTGTTTCAAttagattatatttattgtaaaaatgaatcaattttacttagtttatatttattgtaaaaatgagtcaattttaattatattaaaattatcacaagatatttctattttaattcaaGATCAATTATACTTTTAAGTCACCAAAGTGAGGACTACTTCACTTCAAATTATACCGAAATTGTCATGTGCTTTGATCCTAATTggtaaattttttgaaagagaaCCCAGATTggtaattttgaaaagatattAACTCAATTTGGTTAAGAAAAACAAGTTAAACAAATTCATTGAGATCAAATGAGTGTTGTGAAGGCAGTGAGTTGTATACATAAGTGCAAAATATCGCAGAACTGAACGTGTGATATTCATGACACACTTGAAATGGTTCAATTCTTTGCTAGGAAGCAGTACGAACCGGTTGGTTCGTGTTTGCATGTCCACGTGCAATCACAAAGCTGAGTTCCCCGTTAGCCTCAAACCACGAAAACCGAACCAAACCCTTAGGAAGCACCTTGAATGCAATAGGCACACCAAAGTGCTTCTCCTCTTCAGATCCTTGTTAAGAAAAGGACCAACTTTCAACGCCATTGACAGCTTTTCTCTGCTTTATGCCCTCAGAGCCTGCAACAACAAACACTCCTCCGCCCAAGGAAAACAACTGCATACCCTCATCGTAAAACTTGGGTACCAAGCCATTGTTCAACTCCAGACATCCCTTTTAAAAGTCTACGCCCAGAGTGGCAACCTGCGTGATGCACACCAAGTGTTCGTTCAAATACCCTCTAAGAATATCATATGCTGGACCTCTTTGATTTCTGCCTATGTTGACAACCACAAGCCTGGGACAGCTTTGCAACTGTTCAGAGAGATGCAAAGGAACAATGTGGAACCTGATCAAGTCACTGTGACCGTTGCCCTCTCTGCCTGTGCTGAGACCGGGGCACTGGAAATGGGTGAATGGATTCATGCCTTGGTCAGGTGTAAAGCAGGGCTGAACAGAGATTTGTGTTTGGATAATGCTCTTATAAACATGTATGCGAAATGTGGGGATGTTGTGACGGCTAGGAAGGTGTTTGatggaatgagaaagaaagatgTCACAACTTGGACTTCCATGATCGTGGGGCATGCAGTCCATGGGCAAGCAAATGACGCTCTTCAACTTTTTTCAGAAATGAGCACAGGTAGAGACAAGGGAGATGGTGTCATGACCCCAAATGACGTAACGTTCATTGGAGTTTTAATGGCTTGCAGCCATGCAGGCTTGGTTGAGGAAGGGAAGCGGCATTTCAGAAGCATGAGTGAAGTTTATGGTATAGAGCCTAGAGAGGCTCACTTTGGCTGTATGGTGGATCTCTTATGCAGAGGTGGGCATCTGAGAGATGCCCATGACTTCATTATGGAGATGACAATCCCACCAAATGTGATTGTCTGGCGAACCTTGTTGGGAGCTTGCTGTGTTCACGGTGAATTAGATTTAGCTGCCGAAGTTAGGCACAAACTACTCAAGTTGGATCCTGGCTATGTAGGTGACAGCGTTGCTATGTCTAATATTTATGCAAATAAAGGCTTGTGGAACAACAAGATACATGTGAGGAATCAGATAAAACACTCAAGAGCTCCTGGTAGTAGTTCAATTAGAGTTGGTGAATTTCTGATCGTTGATGGCGATCATCCTTTATGACAGATAAGCGATGATGTTCCATTGAAGCTTATGGTTGATTGCCAAGTTCATTCTATCCTATTAAGCACCGATGAGAGGTAGCTTACTTATGTACAAGCTAATCCCGCAAAGttgtttagtttcttttcttttctgctCCGAGTTCAACCATTGTTATTGTAGGTAAAAACAGGCTAGAAACAAACTAGACATTAGAACAGTAGAAGTGGTAATAACTTATATATGACAAGTATAGCCAATTCAAGATTCAACAGTGAAGTTTAGTATAGGGATAAAAATGAGAGTCAAGAATTCACGGATGAGTTTTGCCAATGATATTCCCCGGCGATCcctgagtgttttttttttttctttaactgaCTCACCCCCACCTTACCTAtgggttgttttgttttgtaataatGGATCTGACTAATCATAGGCATACGGGTATACAAGGGGTTTGGGATCTTTTGGAATTGGGTTCCTACCAATCTCACCCCATATAAATTTTGCCTTGTCCACAAGAGAAAGGTAAGAAACTTCTCCTTGATTTTCTTTGCTTCTTTCCAAGTAGCCTCTTCGACTGTTTGAACAGTCCAAAGGATAAGCCATTCATGACTACCTTGGTATCATGCTTACTCTCTCTGGATGCTAGAATTGCCTTTGGAACAACTGGATTTGTATCTTAAACCTCTATCTCAGGGAGCATTGTGATTTCTACTAATGTACCTTGATGATATTTCTTGGACTATAATACTTGGAATACAGGATGAACGTTGGATACTTCTGGAAATTGTAGCTTATTATAGGTTACCTCCCTTATGTGGGCTACAATTTAGAAAGAACAAAATAGTGTGGAGACAATTTTGGATTGATCTATGTTTAAAGGCAATAAAATGGACATATTTAGATGACCAATCAACTACTACTTTTATAACTTCATATCAATGTGACTTTTTAAAGGCAATAAAATGGGCATATTTAGATGACCAATCAACTACTACTTTTATAAACTTCATATCAATGTGACTTTTTAAAGGCAATAAAATGGACATATTTAGATgaccaatcataaactactTTTATAACTTCATATCAATGTGACTTTGGCAGCCTCATTATTTACTCTATTAAAATCTCTTCCCAAACTTTCTCTATGACTGGAATTGGTTGTAGGGTCCAGCTGAGACAATGTTTGAGTTTCGGGTATAGGTTGAAATCCCTTACTTCAAGCATTCTAAGTTGTCTTGAAGATCGGATGGATTTCCTGATGGTCCTCCACCATCCAAGTTATGTTATTTGTTCTCTCTCCTTCTTGTCCAAGTCATGTAGAAGGGTGGGTCCAGCTGAGACAATGTTTGTGTTTCGGGTATAGGTTGAAATCTCTTACTTCAAGCACTCTAAGTTGTCTTGAAGATTGGATGGATCTCCTGATGGTCCTCCACCATCCAAGTTATGTTATTCGTTCTCTCTCCTTCTTGTCCAAGTCATGTACAAGGGTAACTGTCAAAGGTACTCTGACACTTAAGTTAGTGACTTTACGTAATAACGTTGTAATAAAGATGAATCAGAATTAATTACCTGACATCTCCtatcaaacatatatttaaaaatattataaataaatttcaatatttctaGTAATTCCCAAACTACCCATTAACCGTTGTTATGGCTCAGATTATCAATTAATGATTGTCaagacatatatttataaatcttataaataaataactttcattattcctattaatttccaattaataactattattcttattaattgtTCATTAATAGTTGTTATTGCTCAGATTATCAATTAATGATTGTTCCAGACCGGTCGGCCATTTCCTTAATGAATGGTCGACCGCCCAGTTCTTTAGAAGGGTAGACTCAATTGTCGGAGTCGGAGGAGACAAGGTAGTTGATACTTGAATTGAGTCACTTAGTGTTTGTTGAGAAACACCTAGTGAACTAGGCACAATTGGAGGATCACAATCAATAGGAATATTGATAGTATTTGAAGGAGACATATTAGAAAAAGaatgatcattaaaataaaaggaagactCCTTGAAGGTGAGATctgcaaatataaaataacgattaagagaaggagaaaaatacTTGTATCCTTTCTTTGATTTAGTAAAACCTTAAAAAACATGTTTGTGGTATGTAGAGCATAAGGTTCTTTGTTCATTGGCCCTGTCCACTacaattgttgttgttgttagaGTCGTCATTGCCTCGTCACTGTCACCAGAGCATTAGTTTCAATCGGTGACCACAATTTTTCTTATCTCGACCAAGCAACCACAACGCCATCAAGATCGCTACCATTGGAGTCCCTCTCATGCATCGATCATAGTTTGCTTCCACTATACTTTCTAGTCGCTCGTGACAACACGTGTGTCGTTGTCTCCATCGTCGACCACCTTCGTTGGACTCATCACGACCTCCCCTATTTGGATCTGACCTTATTGTGTTGATTGAGAGCCTCTTTTGAGTTCTATGTTTTTACTCTCTTACTTGTTCATGGCTTCTGATCCCTCATGTTAAGAAGCtaattttaagcctaactcaacctcaccaAACTGGCttttaaggtgaggtttgcaccaaCTTATATGCTCTAAATTGacctttatctctagtcgatgtgggacttccaacacattgTCTGAgactaaaaattaatgaatggTCCGATAGCGGGTAGAACAACAtgcactagtggaaaaattgctttttatgacgggtaaaaatgacctattatgacggataacTTGGCATCATAGTTCTgggcatcataataggtcctgtgcattttatgacagacagaaaagtccatcataataggtctagTGTATTATGACGTACTTTctgtcacctatcataataggtccagtatattatgacagattttcacttatccgtcataatatagcgactttacctatcataatatgtagcaTTTTATGACGATGATtctttcacctatcataatatgtaaaacatattatgacaagtaattgttcacctatcataatatatacttttcaaaaataatcttttttattacatacattgttcacctatcataaaaacttgttttataaaaaaaaaaacattattaagaATCCACAGGTGCCATNTTTAACCATTCTTCCTTCCTTTTCCCAACAAGCAATAatcataatcaatatttttaaagaactaaCCAGCTTTACCAGTCAAAAGTGAAAGGATAAACATGTATAGGATTTTACTTGAGTACAACAAAACATGTGTCGAGACATCAGATaactttttgtaaaattagCAGCAAAAACCCAGATATCCAAACATCTAGTCATATAATTATCGCAACAACACCTTCaaccaaaaagataaaataatataaatttgaatatggaACACAATGCAAATAAATGATACAAATGTAGAGACATTCTTGACTCTTGTCTATGatttaacaataaaaactctagtACATTACagcaaaaagaaatataacataaatgCATAACATCTTACATAGAACGAACAGCTGAAACATCAACTAGAGAGCCACCTTCAATTGTATTAATAATGTCTAGAATAACTGATCCGGGGTCACTCTTGTGCAACTGAAGAGCTTGCCTGAAATGAGATAGATATATAATATGGCATGTCCCTGCCCTGGTTTCATGGAATTCAGGCAAATTGCACATGTTCCCTATGGATAATGCAGAACAAAATGTAACCaaaggtgatatcaaacaagACTCTACAAAACCAAGAtggagaaaggaaaataaacatGTCGATATCATctaaaaaacaacacaaaatatGGTTGGAGCTGGTGTTGGAGTTTTCTTATATGGGTTGCCTCATGGTTGATTCGTGCCGAATGTTTCAGATACTTCCTCTTAAAGAACCC
The sequence above is drawn from the Vigna radiata var. radiata cultivar VC1973A chromosome 3, Vradiata_ver6, whole genome shotgun sequence genome and encodes:
- the LOC106757018 gene encoding putative pentatricopeptide repeat-containing protein At1g74400, giving the protein MTHLKWFNSLLGSSTNRLVRVCMSTCNHKAEFPVSLKPRKPNQTLRKHLECNRHTKVLLLFRSLLRKGPTFNAIDSFSLLYALRACNNKHSSAQGKQLHTLIVKLGYQAIVQLQTSLLKVYAQSGNLRDAHQVFVQIPSKNIICWTSLISAYVDNHKPGTALQLFREMQRNNVEPDQVTVTVALSACAETGALEMGEWIHALVRCKAGLNRDLCLDNALINMYAKCGDVVTARKVFDGMRKKDVTTWTSMIVGHAVHGQANDALQLFSEMSTGRDKGDGVMTPNDVTFIGVLMACSHAGLVEEGKRHFRSMSEVYGIEPREAHFGCMVDLLCRGGHLRDAHDFIMEMTIPPNVIVWRTLLGACCVHGELDLAAEVRHKLLKLDPGYVGDSVAMSNIYANKGLWNNKIHVRNQIKHSRAPGSSSIRVGEFLIVDGDHPL